The following are from one region of the Aspergillus luchuensis IFO 4308 DNA, chromosome 4, nearly complete sequence genome:
- a CDS encoding uncharacterized protein (COG:O;~EggNog:ENOG410Q2SI;~SECRETED:SignalP(1-21);~antiSMASH:Cluster_4.12), with protein MKYTLTSLLLTTALLATPTLSTPAPDVVSDAIGIAQTAVSGGESLATNIANDATSIASDVATGGAAAYSSLTSAGGDVASNAESWGTSVASDARSDASAAASDIRSKASDVASEITSRWESATTLTGSNGQPTSTETMSGKTTLTASTASATGSAASTASGSSASATSSTSEGAGVAMATPGVGLGMGVAGVAGVLGVMAAL; from the coding sequence ATGAAATAcaccctcacctccctcctcctcaccaccgccctcctgGCAacccccaccctctccaccccgGCACCAGACGTCGTCAGCGACGCCATCGGGATCGCCCAAACCGCCGTATCCGGGGGCGAATCCCTGGCCACGAACATCGCCAACGACGCGACCTCCATTGCCTCGGACGTCGCGACCGGCGGCGCAGCGGCATACTCCTCCCTGACGTCCGCGGGCGGAGACGTAGCCTCGAACGCCGAATCGTGGGGCACGTCGGTGGCGTCCGACGCACGGTCCGATgcgtcggcggcggcatcggATATCCGGTCCAAGGCGTCGGATGTAGCGTCGGAGATCACTTCTCGGTGGGAGAGCGCGACGACGTTGACGGGGTCGAATGGGCAGCCGACGAGTACGGAGACGATGAGTGGGAAGACGACGCTGACGGCTAGTACGGCGAGTGCGACGGGGAGTGCGGCTAGTACTGCTAGTGGATCGAGTGCTAGTGCGACGAGTTCGACGAGTGAGGGGGCGGGTGTGGCTATGGCGACGCCGGGAGTTGGGTTGGGCATGGGGGTTGCGGGTGTTGCGGGTGTTTTGGGGGTTATGGCTGCTTTGTAA
- the aspf34 gene encoding cell wall protein PhiA (COG:S;~EggNog:ENOG410PQHQ;~SECRETED:SignalP(1-21)), with product MQLKNLIFAAATAAALPATDAATNQPFGVISIHSGSGVQYAPFNAALGSIFAGLKSQNASCSNPQDQTATFFLDNGALYLYDQSETPQELYVDRSGMGQGKIGYTTGAQPAPKNGERQGWSIDQNNHLQFGGKDLIACPNSIQGAWSIWADAGVEKPGWNEGCEGIAARVEYSKNPNVCSYTSN from the exons ATGCAGCTCAAGAACCTGATCTTCGCCGCCGCTACTGCCGCCGCTCTCCCGGCCACCGACGCTGCCACCAACCAGCCCTTCGGcgtcatctccatccactccggCAGCGGTGTTCAGTATGCTCCCTTCAACGCCGCCCTTGGCAGCATCTTCGCCGGCCTCAAGAGCCAGAACGCTAGCTGCTCCAACCCCCAGGACCAGACCGCCACCTTCTTCCTTGACAACGGTGCTCTCTACCTGTACGACCAGTCTGAGACTCCCCAGGAGCTCTACGTTGACCGCTCCGGCATGG GCCAAGGCAAGATCGGATACACCACCGGCGCTCAGCCCGCCCCCAAGAACGGTGAACGCCAGGGCTGGTCCATCGACCAGAACAACCACCTGCAGTTCGGTGGAAAGGACCTGATTGCCTGCCCCAACAGCATCCAGGGTGCCTGGAGCATCTGGGCCGATGCTGGTGTCGAGAAGCCCGGCTGGAACGAGGGCTGTGAGGGTATTGCTGCCCGCGTTGAGTACAGCAAGAACCCCAACGTTTGCTCTTACACTTCCAACTAA
- the UGA4_1 gene encoding GABA-specific high-affinity permease (COG:E;~EggNog:ENOG410PFV8;~InterPro:IPR002293;~PFAM:PF13520;~SMCOG1038:phenylalanine-specific permease;~TransMembrane:6 (i37-61o73-91i98-119o148-168i180-204o236-257i);~antiSMASH:Cluster_4.12;~go_component: GO:0016020 - membrane [Evidence IEA];~go_function: GO:0022857 - transmembrane transporter activity [Evidence IEA];~go_process: GO:0055085 - transmembrane transport [Evidence IEA]), producing the protein MASGMPTAGGLYWWTHYFAGKKYKNALSFLVGYSNTLGLIGGICSVDYTLALMILACVSITRDGSYSASNGTIYGVYVGLILVHAVVSIYSGPIMPRIQTFCIFINIAIIIATVIALPVGKVTRGESLNAGTWVFGHVDNESTWPTGWNFILAFLAPIWSIGFFDSCVHMSEEALHAAKAVPLGIIWSSGCACVFGFLVLSIIASVMNPDVNATINSVFGQPMAQIYYDALGKKGALGFMAVLIVIQFLIGLSLVCLPFPISHPTFTIYPILNTNPTNNRSLLPLAKPGPSPAMVLSPSRTTSAMSVVASATSPCAQSAASLPSVSFSASSASSTPSQRTHSSRSSWPATTSRGRRLSSAA; encoded by the exons ATGGCATCGGGTATGCCCACAGCTGGTGGTCTATATTGGTGGACGCACTACTTTGCTGGAAAGAAGTATAAAAATGCGTTGAGCTTTCTGGTTGGCTACAGCAACACGCTGGGCCTGATCGGCGGAATCTGCTCTGTGGATT ACACTCTCGCGCTCATGATCCTCGCCTGCGTCTCCATAACCCGCGATGGCAGTTATTCCGCCTCCAATGGCACCATCTACGGCGTCTATGTCGGTCTCATCCTAGTCCACGCCGTCGTCAGCATCTACTCCGGACCAATCATGCCGCGCATCCAGACATtctgcatcttcatcaacatTGCCATTATCATCGCTACAGTCATCGCTCTGCCCGTCGGCAAAGTGACTCGCGGGGAGTCTCTCAACGCAGGCACTTGGGTCTTTGGGCACGTGGACAACGAGAGTACATGGCCAACAGGTTGGaacttcatcctcgccttcctcgcgCCAATCTGGTCGATCGGATTCTTCGACTCTTGCGTGCACATGAGCGAGGAAGCCCTCCACGCCGCCAAAGCCGTCCCCCTTGGAATTATCTGGTCCTCCGGATGCGCATGCGTATTCGGATTTCTCGTCCTGAGCATTATCGCCTCGGTCATGAACCCGGACGTCAACGCCACAATCAACTCCGTATTCGGCCAGCCCATGGCCCAAATCTACTACGACGCACTTGGAAAAAAGGGCGCGCTCGGATTCATGGCCGTGCTAATCGTAATCCAATTCCTAATTGGCCTGAGCCTGGTATGCCTGCCCTTCCCTATTTCACACCCAACATTTACAATCTACCCAATTCTCAATACTAACCCAACAAATAACAGATCACTGCTGCCTCTCGCCAAGCCTGGGCCTTCTCCCGCGATGGTGCTCTCCCCTTCTCGAACTACTTCCGCCATGTCAGTCGTCGCATCCGCTACCAGCCCGTGCGCGCAATCTGCGGCCTCGTTGCCGTCAGTATCGTTTTCGGCCTCCTCTGCCTCATCAACTCCGTCGCAGCGAACGCACTCTTCTCGCTCTTCGTGGCCAGCAACTACGTCGCGTGGGCGACGCCTATCCTCTGCCGCTTGA
- a CDS encoding putative mitochondrial carrier protein (Rim2) (BUSCO:EOG09263HED;~COG:C;~EggNog:ENOG410PI6Y;~InterPro:IPR018108,IPR023395;~PFAM:PF00153;~antiSMASH:Cluster_4.12) has product MQPVAHQSGGASGDPLPPSLPTEAIEEKASVSSLGSWNHLIAGATGGMVTAIVTSPLDVLRTRLQTDYYQTSGANRSIPTHAHVRQSFVKTSIRHFRETFGILFSIHRVEGWRGMFKGLGPSLTGVVPASAVKFYTYGNCKRLLPEILGCDKDTTLVHAMSAACAGIATGSATNPIWVVKTRLQLDKAGARRYKNSLDCTKQILQQEGPKGLYRGLTASYLGTIETTLHLAMYERIKGLISKEVNLDKNSDSNKFVQGLALSGASGLSKLFACLIAYPHEVIRTRLRQAPMADGRQKYTSILQCARLILKEEGVIALYGGLTAHLLRTVPSAAITIGTYELVLKVLEGR; this is encoded by the exons ATGCAGCCTGTTGCTCACCAGTCGGGAGGCGCGTCTGGAGATCCGCTCCCGCCGTCACTGCCGACGGAGGCGATCGAAGAGAAGGCCAGCGTGTCTAGCTTGGGATCATGGAACCATTTGATTGCTGGCGC TACCGGTGGAATGGTCACTGCTATTGTTACGAGTCCTCTTGACGTTCTCCGCACGCG TTTACAAACCGACTATTACCAGACGTCAGGCGCGAACCGCTCGATCCCCACACACGCGCATGTTCGTCAGTCGTTCGTCAAGACTTCTATCCGCCATTTCCGGGAGACGTTCGGCATTCTTTTCTCTATCCATCGGGTCGAAGGCTGGCGGGGTATGTTCAAGGGTCTTGGACCCAGCTTGACGGGTGTTGTTCCGGCCAGTGCGGTGAAGTTCTACACATATGGCAACTGCAAACGCCTGCTGCCAGAAATCTTGGGGTGCGACAAGGACACCACGCTTGTGCATGCCATGTCCGCAGCATGCGCTGGTATTGCTACTGGATCGGCCACCAACCCCATTTGGGTGGTAAAAACTCGTCTTCAATTGGATAAGGCCGGTGCTCGCCGGTACAAGAACAGTCTGGATTGTACCAAGCAGATTCTGCAACAAGAAGGACCCAAGGGTCTCTACCGAGGTCTGACGGCCAGTTACCTGGGCACAATCGAAACCACACTGCACCTGGCCATGTACGAGCGGATTAAGGGACTCATCTCTAAGGAGGTCAATTTGGATAAGAACTCGGATTCGAACAAGTTTGTGCAGGGCCTTGCTCTGAGTGGAGCGTCGGGATTGTCGAAGCTGTTTGCTTGTCTGATCGCGTATCCTCATGAG GTTATCCGTACTCGGCTTCGACAGGCTCCGATGGCGGACGGTCGCCAGAAGTATACGAGCATCCTCCAGTGCGCGCGGTTGATCttaaaggaagagggagtgaTCGCGCTGTATGGAGGATTGACGGCACACCTTCTCCGCACGGTGCCGTCGGCCGCGATCACCATCGGGACCTACGAGCTGGTTCTCAAGGTCCTTGAGGGACGTTAA
- a CDS encoding alpha-galactosidase D (COG:G;~EggNog:ENOG410PJDI;~InterPro:IPR002241,IPR008979,IPR041233,IPR017853, IPR013780,IPR013785;~PFAM:PF17801,PF16499;~SECRETED:SignalP(1-18);~go_function: GO:0003824 - catalytic activity [Evidence IEA];~go_function: GO:0004553 - hydrolase activity, hydrolyzing O-glycosyl compounds [Evidence IEA];~go_process: GO:0005975 - carbohydrate metabolic process [Evidence IEA]): protein MMLLHFTAYAALSSVVTATSLQPRLQDGLALTPQMGWNTYNHYSCSPNETIVRSNAQALVDLGLSSLGYRYVTTDCGWTVADRLPDGSLTWNETLFPQGFPAMGDFLHDLGLLFGVYQDSGILLCGSPPNETGSLYHEAQDARTFASWNVDSLKYDNCYSDAATNYPNVNYAPSTSPEPRFANMSHALSQQNRTILFQICEWGISFPAGWAPALGHSWRIGNDIIPAWRTIYRIINQAAPQTDFAGPGQWPDLDMLEVGNNIFSLPEEQTHFSLWAILKSPLIIGAALKDELTAINDASLAVLKQKDVVAFNQDALGKSASLRRRWTEEGYEVWSGPLSNGRTVAAVINWRNESRDLTLDLPDIGLQHAGTVKNIWDGTTAQDVLTSYTSTVAGHGTMLLELQNTTAVGVYPREIFGESSGQTTTFKNIYAVTTSAKYTISVYFSQPASSAETITIGSNANQSIISAQVPASSTLVSANIPLTAGSSNTITINTSIPIDAIHVNAPNGTYYPCTNFTLAGSTTLTTCGSGYCQPVGSKIGYISPSGTAKATISATTSGSKYLEIDWINNEIAFDSSWGWGSNSRNLTVTVNSEDPVRIEVPLSGRHSELFGPGLGWWDTATLGLLTSGWKEGLNEVVVGNVGGDEGFQSYGADFVGIRVLD, encoded by the exons ATGATGTTGCTTCACTTCACAGCATATGCTGCACTAAGCAGTGTAGTAACCGCTACATCCCTACAGCCACGGCTGCAAGATGGCTTAGCATTGACACCACAAATGGG ATGGAACACATACAATCACTACTCGTGCTCCCCAAACGAGACCATCGTTCGGTCCAATGCACAAGCATTGGTTGACCTAGGCTTATCATCACTTGGATATCGGTATGTCACGACAGACTGCGGTTGGACGGTCGCAGACCGACTGCCTGACGGATCCTTGACATGGAATGAAACTCTGTTTCCTCAAGGTTTCCCTGCTATGGGTGACTTCCTCCATGACTTGGGCCTCTTGTTCGGCGTGTACCAAGATTCTGGAATTCTGTTATGTGGAAGTCCGCCGAATGAGACAGGAAGCCTGT ATCACGAAGCACAAGATGCCAGGACATTTGCCTCGTGGAACGTTGACTCTCTCAAAT ACGACAACTGCTACTCTGACGCCGCAACTAACTACCCCAACGTCAATTACGCCCCCAGCACCTCTCCGGAACCCAGATTTGCCAACATGTCTCATGCATTATCGCAGCAAAATCGAACCATTCTATTCCAGATCTGCGAATGGGGGATTAGCTTCCCCGCAGGTTGGGCCCCTGCTCTCGGTCATTCTTGGCGGATTGGCAACGACATCATCCCTGCCTGGCGGACCATTTACCGCATAATAAACCAGGCAGCTCCGCAAACGGATTTTGCTGGTCCAGGGCAATGGCCCGACCTCGACATGCTCGAAGTGgggaataatatattttctctcCCGGAGGAACAGACCCATTTCTCTCTCTGGGCCATTCTCAAGAGCCCGCTGATTATTGGCGCTGCACTGAAGGACGAGCTCACTGCCATCAATGACGCGTCACTAGCAGTGCTCAAACAAAAGGACGTGGTAGCATTTAATCAGGATGCACTAGGGAAGAGTGCGAGTCTACGCCGGCGCTGGACCGAAGAGGGTTATGAGGTATGGAGTGGGCCGCTATCGAATGGACGGACAGTCGCTGCAGTCATCAATTGGCGCAATGAAAGCAGGGACCTGACTCTAGATTTGCCGGACATTGGGCTCCAACATGCAGGGACTGTGAAGAACATTTGGGACGGCACTACTGCGCAGGATGTGCTCACTTCGTACACATCGACAGTAGCCGGTCATGGCACGATGCTGCTCGAACTTCAGAATACAACTGCGGTCGGAGTGTATCCACGAGAAATTTTCGGGGAGTCTTCTGG ACAAACAACAACCTTCAAGAACATTTACGCCGTGACAACCAGTGCCAAGTACACCATTAGCGTCTACTTCTCGcagccagcttcttcagcagaaaccatcaccatcggGTCAAATGCCAACCAGAGTATAATATCCGCACAGGTCCCCGCATCATCCACGCTAGTCTCCGCAAACATCCCACTTACTGCCGGCTCCTCCAACACGATTACCATCAACACCTCCATACCCATTGACGCCATTCACGTCAATGCTCCGAATGGAACGTACTACCCTTGCACAAACTTTACCCTCGCCGGGTCTACTACACTGACTACCTGTGGGAGCGGTTATTGTCAGCCGGTTGGCTCAAAGATCGGCTACATCAGTCCCAGCGGCACAGCCAAAGCAACGATTTCCGCGACTACGAGTGGGAGCAAGTATCTGGAAATTGACTGGATTAACAACGAGATTGCCTTCGACTCGTCCTGGGGCTGGGGATCCAACTCTCGGAACTTGACCGTGACGGTAAACAGTGAGGATCCGGTGCGGATCGAAGTGCCGCTGAGCGGAAGACATAGCGAGCTGTTCGGTCCggggttgggatggtgggataCTGCAACTTTAGGACTACTGACTAGTGGCTGGAAGGAAGGGTTAAACGAGGTGGTAGTTGGAAATGTGGGGGGTGACGAAGGATTCCAATCTTACGGGGCCGATTTTGTGGGAATCCGGGTGTTGGATTAG
- a CDS encoding ATP-binding protein (COG:O;~EggNog:ENOG410PM8X;~InterPro:IPR027417,IPR003593,IPR003959;~PFAM:PF00004;~antiSMASH:Cluster_4.12;~go_function: GO:0005524 - ATP binding [Evidence IEA];~go_function: GO:0016887 - ATPase activity [Evidence IEA]): MSVPADDSKSVQFSPAGSVCKTLNFYHTNPDDNDNTPWTKEPQAMTVEPEQTPVSLQHAFLVRKVKCDSGGLEFSSIVVQSVHLKRVLARVMDGYPGISMSHEGVEFSKPFVPFIHRWKIFAEARGKESEAEAKAHVDSLYEVLSTELNDVITRKNDLVLYNVITFNMLWTIFEPGHIILSIVNGCERAFRLEGGEYTSDSKEFKIYAIYIDYNGHVFGYRKYNLSIPAFEGTTSIMLLPVIPFEYHNDKHALRKNLILRGQRWYQHKGCHYKLYNGLGLVTYMGREVGHNISSRVMIDTETYLAFHSEKFSMELEDISESLADEQSLIATPILRGYSPDDRKWMEFFVNGMSDIIWNPRPFTSLVLPDGIEEDLKDLVLAFTSSQSAKSEFFDNVPQREGRSVTMLLHGPPGVGKTLTAECVAEVMKVPLYVLSARALGTTAVQVEESLQFALHRVDKWGAVLLIDDADIFIQERNPSYLQNNELSYVLLTLLEYYEGVLFLASNGVETIDPAFETRVDVHIHYPELDDESRRHIWKCLLGETEKELFSKYELRDLAGRELNGRQIKKLVKSARTLARYQGTKLSYEHILTVMKLVHPAYGWTDC, from the exons ATGTCCGTACCAGCGGATGACAGCAAAAGTGTGCAATTTTCTCCAGCTGGCTCTGTCTGCAAGACTCTCAACTTCTATCATACGAATCCTGATGATAACGATAACACTCCATGGACTAAAGAGCCCCAGGCCATGACCGTGGAGCCAGAACAGACACCCGTGTCCCTTCAGCACGCGTTCCTCGTGCGGAAGGTGAAATGCGATAGTGGGGGGCTTGAGTTCAGCTCGATAGTTGTGCAAAGTGTTCACCTCAAACGGGTCTTGGCAAGGGTCATGGATGGCTACCCTGGCATTTCCATGTCACACGAGGGCGTAGAATTCAGCAAGCCCTTCGTACCATTTATCCACAGATGGAAAATATTTGCTGAAGCTCGAGGCAAGGAatccgaagcagaagctaaGGCCCATGTGGACTCACTCTACGAAGTCCTGTCAACAGAACTCAACGATGTTATCACTCGCAAGAACGACCTTGTCCTCTATAACGTGATCACTTTCAACATGCTCTGGACCATCTTCGAGCCAGGTCATATAATTTTAAGCATCGTGAACGGCTGCGAGCGCGCCTTTCGGCTTGAAGGTGGCGAATACACTTCAGATTCGAAAGAATTCAAAATCTATGCTATCTACATTGATTATAATGGCCACGTATTTGGGTACAGGAAGtacaacctctccatcccgGCCTTTGAAGGCACCACGTCTATTATGTTGTTGCCAGTGATCCCTTTCGAGTATCATAACGACAAGCACGCACTGCGCAAGAACCTGATCCTTCGTGGACAGCGCTGGTATCAGCACAAAGGTTGTCACTATAAACTATACAATGGATTAGGTCTGGTAACGTATATGGGCCGAGAGGTTGGTCATAACATAAGCAGTCGGGTTATGATTGACACAGAAACATATCTCGCGTTCCACTCAGAAAAGTTCTCAATGGAATTAGAAGACATATCCGAGTCACTGGCTGATGAACAATCTCTTATCGCAACTCCAATTTTGCGCGGCTACTCTCCCGATGACAGAAAATGGATGGAGTTCTTTGTCAACGGCATGTCGGATATTATCTGGAACCCGCGACCCTTTACCTCTTTGGTCCTACCGGATGGCATAGAGGAAGATCTGAAGGACCTAGTTCTTGCTTTCACCAGTTCTCAGTCAGCTAAATCTGAATTCTTTGACAATGTGCCTCAAAGGGAAGGCCGCAGTGTCACCATGCTCCTCCACGGCCCTCCAGGTGTTGGCAAGACCCTTACGGCCGAATGTGTCGCCGAAGTGATGAAAGTGCCGCTTTACGTTCTGAGCGCGCGAGCGCTGGGAACGACTGCTGTGCAAGTTGAAGAGAGTTTGCAATTTGCCCTTCATAGGGTTGACAAATGGGGTGCTGTGCTGCTTATAGACGATGCAGATATCTTCATACAAGAACGCAACCCAAGCTATCTCCAAAACAACGAGCTATCGTATGTATTATTAACGCTACTGGAATACTACGAG GGAGTGTTGTTCCTAGCTAGTAATGGCGTCGAGACCATAGACCCTGCTTTTGAAACTCGTGTCGATGTCCACATCCATTATCCCGAACTTGATGATGAGTCCCGACGCCATATCTGGAAATGCTTACTCggagagacggagaaggaatTATTCTCAAAGTATGAACTTCGTGACCTAGCGGGTCGCGAACTGAACGGAAGACAGATTAAAAAGTTGGTGAAATCTGCCAGGACCCTCGCTCGCTATCAGGGAACTAAGCTGAGCTATGAACATATCTTGACTGTCATGAAGCTGGTGCATCCAGCTTATGGGTGGACAGATTGTTGA
- a CDS encoding D-alanine--D-alanine ligase family protein (COG:M;~EggNog:ENOG410PPG2;~InterPro:IPR011761,IPR016185,IPR011095,IPR013815;~PFAM:PF07478;~go_function: GO:0005524 - ATP binding [Evidence IEA];~go_function: GO:0008716 - D-alanine-D-alanine ligase activity [Evidence IEA];~go_function: GO:0046872 - metal ion binding [Evidence IEA]), translating to MQTHDRIRRHTATSPMRIVCQITRFMRMQYGYGFGRDLSELLKQDIKRGRILTLLSIQIRAVMTHGSLKIALIYEFREAYKALGYSDVDCNRFEVGEAANHIAAVLKKLGHEVVLIPDIHSLVKRLANGEGSTWDLAFNTTEGLHGLAREGQVPALLEAYQIPFTFSDAATMALCLDKGRTKMVLEHFNVPTAPFAVIHFNHTHGKAQVSLDEILSMVRMSRHSETLLTQYPLFAKPLAEGSSKGIGTSNKIKSIESLCEVVNSLRKSSPSSLGVLIEKYLPGREFTVGILGTGEDAWVVGVDEIVWCSNGSTKSNPETVEYTTEKSKSVEDWAGEADEIKVGRDDQEADLACRTALRAWTVLRCRDGGRVDIRMDGSSGSPVAHVMEINPLAGLLPHWSQLPMIAEHNNVSYNELIEHILKSALKRRRAQVPS from the exons ATGCAAACGCACGATAGAATCAGAAGACACACCGCAACTTCACCTATGAGAATTGTATGCCAAATCACACGGTTTATGCGTATGCAGTACGGCTACGGTTTCGGACGTGACTTGTCAGAATTGCTCAAGCAGGATATAAAACGCGGACGGATTCTCACACTACTGTCAATCCAAATACGCGCCGTTATGACTCACGGATCCCTCAAAATCGCTCTCATTTATGAGTTTCGCGAGGCCTACAAAGCCCTCGGTTATTCAGATGTGGACTGCAACAGGTTTGAGGTCGGAGAAGCTGCCAATCACATAGCTGCAGTTCTCAAAAAGTTGGGACATGAGGTTGTCCTTATCCCAGATATCCATTCTCTGGTTAAAAGGCTCGCAAATGGCGAGGGTAGTACATGGGACTTGGCATTTAATACCACAGAGGGCCTACATGGATTAGCCCGAGAAGGTCAAGTTCCCGCGTTGTTGGAGGCCTACCAGATCCCGTTCACGTTTTCGGATGCGGCCACGATGGCATTGTGTTTGGACAAGGGCAGAACAAAG ATGGTCCTTGAGCATTTCAATGTCCCGACCGCCCCCTTTGCAGTGATACACTTCAATCATACCCATGGAAAGGCGCAAGTCTCCTTAGATGAGATCCTGTCTATGGTTCGCATGTCTCGCCATTCCGAAACGCTGCTGACGCAATATCCGTTATTCGCAAAGCCTCTTGCCGAAGGCTCTTCCAAAGGAATTGGAACAAGCAACAAAATAAAGAGCATCGAATCCCTATGTGAGGTGGTCAATTCTCTCCGAAAGTCTAGCCCATCATCGCTTGGGGTTCTCATCGAGAAGTATCTTCCGGGACGAGAGTTCACTGTGGGAATTCTGGGAACGGGCGAGGATGCATGGGTGGTCGGTGTCGACGAGATAGTATGGTGTAGCAACGGGTCAACAAAATCTAATCCTGAGACAGTAGAGTACACCACTGAAAAGTCGAAGTCGGTCGAGGATTGGGCTGGAGAGGCAGACGAGATCAAGGTCGGTCGGGATGACCAAGAGGCCGACCTTGCATGTCGGACAGCTCTTCGAGCATGGACTGTTCTTCGCTGTCGCGATGGAGGAAGAGTTGATATACGGATGGATGGCTCCTCTGGGTCGCCAGTCGCTCATGTCATGGAG ATCAATCCTCTGGCCGGTCTTCTCCCACATTGGTCACAATTGCCCATGATCGCCGAACACAACAATGTCTCGTATAATGAGCTTATTGAACACATACTGAAGAGTGCTTTGAAGAGGCGGCGGGCTCAAGTTCCGAGCTGA